The proteins below are encoded in one region of Mangifera indica cultivar Alphonso chromosome 7, CATAS_Mindica_2.1, whole genome shotgun sequence:
- the LOC123220720 gene encoding probable boron transporter 2 isoform X2 has product MEESFVPFRGIKNDIRGRLKCYKQDWTGGFKAGFRILAPTTYIFFASAIPVISFGEQLDRDTDGTLTAVQTLASTAFCGIIHSIIGGQPLLILGVAEPTVIMYTFMFNFAKSRTDLGPKLFLAWTGVCIWTAILLFLLAVLGACSIINRFTRIAGELFGLLIAMLFMQEAIKGLVDEFRIPKRENPKSIEYLYSWRFANGMFALVLAFGLLHTALRSRKARSWRYGSGSLRGFIADYGVPLMVLVWTAVSYIPAGSVPKGIPRRLFSLNPWSPGAYENWTVIKDMVDVPVLYIIGAFVPATMIAVLYYFDHSVASQLAQQQEFNLRKPPSFHYDLLLLGFMVIVCGLLGIPPSNGVIPQSPMHTKSLATLKHQLLRNRLVTTARKFIGKNASLEQVYGSMQEAYQQMQTPLTYQQPSTVGLKELNTGNIDAPVDESIFDIEKEIDNLLPVEVKEQRLSNLLQSTMVGGCVAAMPLLKMIPTSVLWGYFAYMAIESLPGNQFWERILLLLTAPSRRFKVLENYHATFIETVPFKTIAVFTIFQTAYLLVCFGITWVPIAGVLFPLMIMLLVPVRQYILPRFFKGAHLQDLDAAEYEEAPALSFNLTSMSRNTSSSQPEREMSRDTSFSQQERVMSRDTSFSRQERVMSRNTSFADHGEILDGMVTRSRGEIRRMCSLKFSSCSVSSSGELKSVQSPRVSDKVYSPRVSELRAEQSPRQGGRGPFSPAKPSNLGKSV; this is encoded by the exons ATGGAAGAGAGTTTTGTACCATTTCGTGGAATCAAGAATGATATTCGGGGAAGATTGAAGTGTTATAAGCAAGACTGGACTGGTGGTTTTAAGGCAGGCTTCAG GATTCTGGCACCCAcgacatatatattttttgcatcGGCAATTCCAGTTATATCGTTTGGGGAACAGTTAGACAGAGATACAG ATGGGACTCTCACTGCTGTTCAAACCTTAGCTTCTACTGCATTTTGTGGAATTATTCACTCTATCATAGGAGGTCAGCCTTTACTGATTCTTGGAGTTGCAGAGCCAACTGTAATCATGTACACATTCATGTTCAATTTTGCAAAAAGTCGGACAGATTTGGGACCAAAGCTCTTTCTAGCATGGACTGG GGTGTGCATATGGACTGCAATCTTGCTGTTCTTGTTGGCTGTCCTAGGTGCTTGCTCTATCATCAATAGGTTCACTCGCATTGCAGGGGAATTGTTTGGCCTACTTATTGCAATGCTTTTCATGCAGGAAGCcattaaa GGACTGGTTGATGAATTTCGTAtaccaaaaagagaaaatccaAAGTCAATCGAGTACCTGTATTCATGGAGATTTGCCAATGGAATGTTTGCTTTGGTTTTGGCTTTTGGTCTTCTGCATACTGCATTAAGAAGCAGAAAAGCACGGTCTTGGCGTTACGGGTCTG GGTCGCTGCGAGGCTTCATAGCTGATTATGGTGTTCCATTGATGGTTCTGGTCTGGACAGCTGTTTCTTACATACCAGCTGGAAGTGTTCCAAAAGGAATCCCAAGGCGCCTCTTTAGTCTGAATCCATGGTCACCAGGTGCTTATGAGAATTGGACTGTCATAAAG GACATGGTGGATGTGCCAGTTCTGTATATAATTGGAGCTTTTGTGCCAGCAACAATGATTGCTGTGCTCTATTATTTTGACCATAGCGTTGCATCTCAGCTTGCACAGCAGCAAGAATTCAATTTGAGAAAGCCTCCTTCTTTCCATTACGATTTACTTCTTTTGGGGTTCATG GTCATAGTCTGTGGTCTTCTCGGTATCCCTCCATCAAATGGTGTCATTCCACAATCTCCAATGCATACCAAAAGTTTGGCTACCCTGAAGCACCAG TTACTTCGAAATCGACTTGTGACAACTGCTCGCAAATTTATTGGTAAGAATGCAAGCTTGGAACAAGTTTATGGGAGCATGCAGGAAGCATACCAACAGATGCAGACACCACTTACTTACCAGCAACCTTCCACTGTG GGGCTGAAGGAATTGAACACAGGGAATATTGATGCCCCAGTTGATGAGAGTATATTTGATATTGAGAAAGAGATCGACAATTTATTGCCTGTTGAGGTGAAAGAACAGCGGCTGAGTAACTTGCTCCAATCTACAATGGTAGGAGGATGTGTTGCAGCAATGCCCCTTCTTAAAATGATCCCTACATCAGTACTCTGGGGCTATTTTGCCTATATGGCCATTGAAAGCTTGCCGGGCAATCAGTTCTGGGAGCGAATATTATTGCTCCTCACTGCTCCAAGCAGAAGATTCAA AGTACTGGAGAATTACCATGCCACCTTCATCGAAACTGTACCCTTCAAGACAATTGCAGTATTTACGATTTTCCAGACGGCTTACTTGCTTGTTTGTTTTGGGATTACATGGGTTCCCATTGCTGGGGTACTTTTCCCGCTCATGATCATGCTTTTAGTTCCTGTGAGGCAATACATATTGCCCAGGTTTTTCAAAGGAGCACACCTTCAAGATTTAGATGCTGCAGAGTACGAAGAGGCGCCAGCTTTATCATTCAACCTAACATCT ATGAGTAGGAACACTTCATCTTCACAGCCGGAAAGAGAGATGAGTAGGGATACCTCATTTTCACAGCAGGAAAGAGTGATGAGTAGGGATACTTCATTTTCACGGCAGGAAAGAGTGATGAGTAGGAATACTTCATTTGCTGATCATGGAGAAATTTTAGACGGGATGGTTACAAGAAGCCGCGGTGAGATTAGACGCATGTGCAGTCTCAAATTCTCAAGTTGCAGTGTTTCATCATCTGGAGAATTGAAAAGCGTTCAGAGCCCGAGGGTCTCGGATAAGGTGTACAGTCCCCGTGTAAGTGAACTGAGAGCAGAGCAGAGTCCACGACAAGGTGGAAGAGGACCATTCAGTCCAGCAAAACCATCTAATTTAGGTAAAAGTGTTTAA
- the LOC123220720 gene encoding probable boron transporter 2 isoform X1 has translation MEESFVPFRGIKNDIRGRLKCYKQDWTGGFKAGFRILAPTTYIFFASAIPVISFGEQLDRDTDGTLTAVQTLASTAFCGIIHSIIGGQPLLILGVAEPTVIMYTFMFNFAKSRTDLGPKLFLAWTGWVCIWTAILLFLLAVLGACSIINRFTRIAGELFGLLIAMLFMQEAIKGLVDEFRIPKRENPKSIEYLYSWRFANGMFALVLAFGLLHTALRSRKARSWRYGSGSLRGFIADYGVPLMVLVWTAVSYIPAGSVPKGIPRRLFSLNPWSPGAYENWTVIKDMVDVPVLYIIGAFVPATMIAVLYYFDHSVASQLAQQQEFNLRKPPSFHYDLLLLGFMVIVCGLLGIPPSNGVIPQSPMHTKSLATLKHQLLRNRLVTTARKFIGKNASLEQVYGSMQEAYQQMQTPLTYQQPSTVGLKELNTGNIDAPVDESIFDIEKEIDNLLPVEVKEQRLSNLLQSTMVGGCVAAMPLLKMIPTSVLWGYFAYMAIESLPGNQFWERILLLLTAPSRRFKVLENYHATFIETVPFKTIAVFTIFQTAYLLVCFGITWVPIAGVLFPLMIMLLVPVRQYILPRFFKGAHLQDLDAAEYEEAPALSFNLTSMSRNTSSSQPEREMSRDTSFSQQERVMSRDTSFSRQERVMSRNTSFADHGEILDGMVTRSRGEIRRMCSLKFSSCSVSSSGELKSVQSPRVSDKVYSPRVSELRAEQSPRQGGRGPFSPAKPSNLGKSV, from the exons ATGGAAGAGAGTTTTGTACCATTTCGTGGAATCAAGAATGATATTCGGGGAAGATTGAAGTGTTATAAGCAAGACTGGACTGGTGGTTTTAAGGCAGGCTTCAG GATTCTGGCACCCAcgacatatatattttttgcatcGGCAATTCCAGTTATATCGTTTGGGGAACAGTTAGACAGAGATACAG ATGGGACTCTCACTGCTGTTCAAACCTTAGCTTCTACTGCATTTTGTGGAATTATTCACTCTATCATAGGAGGTCAGCCTTTACTGATTCTTGGAGTTGCAGAGCCAACTGTAATCATGTACACATTCATGTTCAATTTTGCAAAAAGTCGGACAGATTTGGGACCAAAGCTCTTTCTAGCATGGACTGGGTG GGTGTGCATATGGACTGCAATCTTGCTGTTCTTGTTGGCTGTCCTAGGTGCTTGCTCTATCATCAATAGGTTCACTCGCATTGCAGGGGAATTGTTTGGCCTACTTATTGCAATGCTTTTCATGCAGGAAGCcattaaa GGACTGGTTGATGAATTTCGTAtaccaaaaagagaaaatccaAAGTCAATCGAGTACCTGTATTCATGGAGATTTGCCAATGGAATGTTTGCTTTGGTTTTGGCTTTTGGTCTTCTGCATACTGCATTAAGAAGCAGAAAAGCACGGTCTTGGCGTTACGGGTCTG GGTCGCTGCGAGGCTTCATAGCTGATTATGGTGTTCCATTGATGGTTCTGGTCTGGACAGCTGTTTCTTACATACCAGCTGGAAGTGTTCCAAAAGGAATCCCAAGGCGCCTCTTTAGTCTGAATCCATGGTCACCAGGTGCTTATGAGAATTGGACTGTCATAAAG GACATGGTGGATGTGCCAGTTCTGTATATAATTGGAGCTTTTGTGCCAGCAACAATGATTGCTGTGCTCTATTATTTTGACCATAGCGTTGCATCTCAGCTTGCACAGCAGCAAGAATTCAATTTGAGAAAGCCTCCTTCTTTCCATTACGATTTACTTCTTTTGGGGTTCATG GTCATAGTCTGTGGTCTTCTCGGTATCCCTCCATCAAATGGTGTCATTCCACAATCTCCAATGCATACCAAAAGTTTGGCTACCCTGAAGCACCAG TTACTTCGAAATCGACTTGTGACAACTGCTCGCAAATTTATTGGTAAGAATGCAAGCTTGGAACAAGTTTATGGGAGCATGCAGGAAGCATACCAACAGATGCAGACACCACTTACTTACCAGCAACCTTCCACTGTG GGGCTGAAGGAATTGAACACAGGGAATATTGATGCCCCAGTTGATGAGAGTATATTTGATATTGAGAAAGAGATCGACAATTTATTGCCTGTTGAGGTGAAAGAACAGCGGCTGAGTAACTTGCTCCAATCTACAATGGTAGGAGGATGTGTTGCAGCAATGCCCCTTCTTAAAATGATCCCTACATCAGTACTCTGGGGCTATTTTGCCTATATGGCCATTGAAAGCTTGCCGGGCAATCAGTTCTGGGAGCGAATATTATTGCTCCTCACTGCTCCAAGCAGAAGATTCAA AGTACTGGAGAATTACCATGCCACCTTCATCGAAACTGTACCCTTCAAGACAATTGCAGTATTTACGATTTTCCAGACGGCTTACTTGCTTGTTTGTTTTGGGATTACATGGGTTCCCATTGCTGGGGTACTTTTCCCGCTCATGATCATGCTTTTAGTTCCTGTGAGGCAATACATATTGCCCAGGTTTTTCAAAGGAGCACACCTTCAAGATTTAGATGCTGCAGAGTACGAAGAGGCGCCAGCTTTATCATTCAACCTAACATCT ATGAGTAGGAACACTTCATCTTCACAGCCGGAAAGAGAGATGAGTAGGGATACCTCATTTTCACAGCAGGAAAGAGTGATGAGTAGGGATACTTCATTTTCACGGCAGGAAAGAGTGATGAGTAGGAATACTTCATTTGCTGATCATGGAGAAATTTTAGACGGGATGGTTACAAGAAGCCGCGGTGAGATTAGACGCATGTGCAGTCTCAAATTCTCAAGTTGCAGTGTTTCATCATCTGGAGAATTGAAAAGCGTTCAGAGCCCGAGGGTCTCGGATAAGGTGTACAGTCCCCGTGTAAGTGAACTGAGAGCAGAGCAGAGTCCACGACAAGGTGGAAGAGGACCATTCAGTCCAGCAAAACCATCTAATTTAGGTAAAAGTGTTTAA